A single genomic interval of uncultured Desulfobulbus sp. harbors:
- the nuoK gene encoding NADH-quinone oxidoreductase subunit NuoK translates to MQLLNLHNCLTTYLVIGAVLFSFGVYGMVVRRTVIGMLVSSEFILAAASTNFMAFSRFTSPDPTVGQIFTLFIMAIAAAEAAIAVSILIAVYRNYKSIETDDLTDLQG, encoded by the coding sequence ATGCAACTGCTTAATCTTCACAATTGCCTCACCACCTACCTGGTGATCGGCGCCGTGCTGTTCTCCTTTGGGGTGTACGGCATGGTGGTGCGCCGAACCGTGATCGGTATGCTGGTCTCCTCGGAGTTCATCCTGGCTGCCGCCTCAACCAACTTCATGGCCTTCAGCCGTTTTACCTCGCCCGATCCGACGGTCGGCCAGATTTTTACCCTGTTCATCATGGCCATCGCTGCGGCTGAAGCGGCGATTGCCGTCAGTATTTTGATCGCAGTCTATCGCAATTACAAGTCGATAGAAACCGACGACCTCACTGATCTTCAAGGATAA
- a CDS encoding NADH-quinone oxidoreductase subunit J, giving the protein MQTLVCQTGAAPSLFSPEGVVGVIFLLTVALVISGAMIAVNANRLVRAVAGLAVCFTGLAGVYYFLLSPFLAMMQMLIYVGAVSILIAFGIMMATPEEQQSTGMKSRSALAGPLAASVAGLLFAALTLLGLKTDWQVFTRQGAGDIKAVGLALLTNYGFVFELISVVLLLAIIGALVLAQRGRN; this is encoded by the coding sequence ATGCAAACGTTAGTCTGTCAGACGGGTGCTGCCCCCAGCCTGTTTTCCCCGGAGGGCGTGGTAGGCGTCATCTTTTTGCTGACCGTGGCCCTGGTCATCAGCGGCGCAATGATTGCGGTCAATGCCAATCGGCTGGTCCGTGCCGTTGCCGGTCTTGCCGTCTGTTTTACCGGTTTGGCCGGGGTGTATTACTTTCTGCTGAGTCCTTTTCTGGCCATGATGCAGATGTTGATCTATGTCGGTGCGGTCTCCATCCTGATTGCCTTCGGTATCATGATGGCCACCCCCGAGGAGCAGCAGTCCACCGGCATGAAGAGCCGCTCCGCCCTGGCGGGACCGCTTGCCGCCTCTGTTGCCGGTCTGCTCTTTGCTGCGCTGACCCTGCTCGGACTGAAAACCGATTGGCAGGTCTTCACCCGACAGGGGGCCGGCGACATCAAGGCTGTTGGTTTGGCCCTTTTAACCAACTACGGTTTTGTGTTTGAACTTATTTCCGTCGTCCTGCTCTTGGCCATCATCGGCGCCTTGGTGCTTGCACAGAGAGGGAGAAATTAA
- a CDS encoding NADH-quinone oxidoreductase subunit I: MSGYWSDIITGGKSLITGMMITAREFFKPVVTEHYPWEVPTMTPKFRGHIELIGNEETGAPNCVACGMCQRACPSGCISLSSKKNEDGKGKVLTSYVLDFTKCSLCGSCVESCNFNAIRYSRVYNLASFDKNDFIIDLMKRLEDQNSCKR; encoded by the coding sequence ATGAGTGGCTATTGGAGCGATATAATCACCGGCGGTAAAAGCCTGATCACCGGCATGATGATCACCGCCCGGGAGTTTTTTAAACCGGTGGTGACCGAACACTATCCCTGGGAGGTGCCGACCATGACACCGAAATTCCGGGGGCACATCGAGTTGATTGGCAACGAGGAGACCGGTGCACCCAACTGCGTTGCCTGCGGTATGTGCCAGCGCGCCTGTCCCTCCGGATGCATCAGCCTCTCCAGCAAGAAAAACGAGGATGGCAAGGGAAAGGTTCTCACTTCCTATGTACTGGATTTTACCAAATGCAGTCTCTGTGGTTCATGCGTGGAAAGTTGTAATTTCAATGCCATCCGCTACTCCAGGGTCTACAATTTGGCCAGCTTTGACAAAAATGACTTTATCATCGATCTGATGAAACGGTTGGAGGATCAGAATTCATGCAAACGTTAG
- the nuoH gene encoding NADH-quinone oxidoreductase subunit NuoH — METSIWRALLYWVGILAFAGVNAAWLGWCERKGAARIQRRTGPTEAGFAGLLQPLCDGLKLLSKQLLVPQGVDGILFRVAPVLAMIPAITSMAVIPFSENVGARNMELSVLLLFALASIGMIAILLGGWASGNKYAIISGARSVSQNLAYEIPMLLTVITVVMISGSMNLRDIALDQQGGFWHWNIFRVENGHFITMWISFIIFFICSVAETNRAPFDMAEAESELVAGFMTEYSSMGFGLFMMGEYLNIVVGACLTATLFLGGWDCPFGMTPGIWWFLIKIYILIFTFIWIRWTFPRVQIYRLLNLSWKILIPFSLANLLITAALIKVF, encoded by the coding sequence ATGGAAACAAGTATTTGGCGCGCCCTCTTGTATTGGGTGGGCATACTCGCTTTTGCCGGCGTCAACGCCGCATGGCTAGGGTGGTGCGAGCGTAAAGGCGCTGCCCGCATTCAACGTCGTACCGGTCCCACCGAGGCCGGTTTTGCCGGACTCCTGCAACCCCTGTGCGATGGCCTGAAGCTTTTGAGCAAGCAGCTGCTCGTTCCCCAGGGGGTTGATGGGATTCTTTTTCGGGTGGCCCCGGTTCTGGCTATGATCCCGGCGATCACCTCCATGGCGGTCATTCCCTTTTCGGAAAATGTCGGCGCCCGCAACATGGAGTTGTCCGTCCTGTTGCTCTTTGCCCTGGCCTCCATAGGGATGATCGCTATCCTCCTCGGCGGCTGGGCCTCGGGCAATAAGTACGCCATCATCTCCGGCGCCCGTTCGGTGTCGCAGAACCTGGCCTATGAAATTCCCATGCTGCTCACTGTAATCACGGTGGTCATGATCTCTGGTTCCATGAACCTGCGGGATATTGCCCTCGATCAGCAGGGTGGATTCTGGCACTGGAACATTTTCCGGGTGGAGAATGGCCATTTCATCACCATGTGGATCTCCTTCATCATCTTCTTTATCTGCTCGGTGGCGGAAACAAACCGCGCACCCTTTGACATGGCCGAGGCGGAAAGCGAGCTGGTGGCTGGCTTCATGACCGAGTACAGCTCCATGGGTTTTGGCCTCTTCATGATGGGGGAGTATCTCAACATCGTGGTCGGCGCCTGTCTGACAGCGACCCTCTTTCTCGGCGGCTGGGACTGCCCCTTTGGCATGACACCCGGCATCTGGTGGTTCTTGATTAAAATTTACATCCTGATCTTCACCTTTATCTGGATCCGTTGGACCTTCCCGCGTGTCCAGATCTATCGACTGCTCAACCTGAGCTGGAAGATCCTGATTCCCTTTTCCTTGGCTAATCTGTTGATTACCGCAGCCCTGATCAAGGTGTTCTGA
- a CDS encoding NADH-quinone oxidoreductase subunit D: MTVPVAPRHDETFVLNVGPQHPATHGVLRVKMTMDGEYIVKAEPVLGYIHRMHEKLAEAGTYAQFMPNTARMDYLHALAFNHGWALAVEKAAGIEVPERAEYIRVITVELNRIASHLLWWAAFLLDLGGFTPLLYAFDDREQIIDLLERITGSRLTYCYMRFGGVYNDIDDEFITGTRAFIKRLRSRWQRMYHDLVTGNIILIKRIKDIGFISAEQCRRYGATGPVARGSGINYDVRKNESYSVYSEFDFDIPVYHECDSMARYMVRMDEVEQSLRIIEQALDKLPDGPVMAKVPKVLKPEAGYYYSAVETARGALGHRLVCTGDKNPYKLKLRSPTFCNLSLFGEVAEGMLIADALAFMGSLDLVIPEIDR; this comes from the coding sequence ATGACCGTACCAGTAGCACCACGGCATGATGAAACCTTTGTCCTCAATGTAGGGCCACAGCATCCTGCCACCCACGGCGTCCTGCGAGTAAAAATGACCATGGACGGCGAGTATATCGTCAAGGCAGAGCCGGTCCTGGGCTATATTCACCGCATGCATGAGAAACTGGCCGAAGCTGGTACCTATGCGCAGTTTATGCCCAATACCGCTCGCATGGATTATCTCCATGCGCTTGCCTTCAACCATGGCTGGGCCCTGGCGGTGGAAAAAGCCGCCGGCATCGAGGTGCCCGAACGGGCTGAGTACATCCGGGTCATCACCGTTGAACTCAACCGCATTGCCAGTCATCTGCTCTGGTGGGCCGCATTTCTCCTCGACCTCGGTGGGTTCACCCCACTGCTCTATGCCTTTGACGATCGCGAACAGATCATTGATCTGCTCGAACGCATCACCGGATCGCGACTGACCTACTGCTATATGCGTTTTGGTGGGGTGTACAACGATATCGATGACGAGTTCATCACCGGTACCCGCGCCTTTATCAAACGGTTGCGCAGTCGCTGGCAGCGGATGTACCACGACCTGGTGACCGGCAATATTATTCTGATCAAACGTATCAAGGATATCGGATTCATCTCTGCGGAGCAGTGCCGCCGTTACGGGGCCACCGGGCCTGTTGCCCGTGGATCCGGAATCAATTACGACGTCCGTAAGAACGAATCCTACTCGGTCTACTCCGAATTCGACTTTGATATTCCAGTGTATCACGAGTGCGACTCCATGGCCCGCTACATGGTGCGCATGGATGAGGTGGAGCAGTCGTTGCGCATCATTGAACAGGCCCTGGACAAACTGCCCGACGGACCGGTCATGGCCAAGGTGCCCAAGGTACTTAAGCCCGAAGCCGGATACTACTACTCCGCAGTTGAAACTGCCCGTGGTGCCCTGGGCCATCGGTTGGTCTGCACAGGGGACAAGAATCCGTACAAGCTCAAACTGCGTTCGCCGACATTTTGCAACCTCAGTCTGTTCGGCGAGGTGGCCGAAGGCATGCTGATTGCCGATGCCCTGGCTTTTATGGGCAGCCTTGACCTTGTTATTCCCGAGATTGATCGCTGA
- a CDS encoding NADH-quinone oxidoreductase subunit C, with translation MALQETTLNALQELFPGVAFPAQEEGLVEAPGIRVTDPVKHGHHIEVLCPSPQVVALAEVMNRDGYFLESISGVDWPDQEQLEVVYDFNRLGGEHCRVMVRTRIPRETPAIPTITGVFPSADWHERETFDFYGVLFQDHPNLIRILLPEDADFFPLRKDYMP, from the coding sequence ATGGCATTACAAGAGACTACACTGAATGCTCTGCAAGAGCTTTTTCCCGGAGTTGCATTCCCAGCCCAGGAAGAAGGGCTCGTCGAGGCTCCCGGGATACGGGTGACCGACCCGGTCAAGCACGGCCACCATATCGAGGTGCTCTGCCCCTCCCCGCAGGTGGTTGCCCTTGCCGAGGTAATGAACCGGGACGGTTATTTTCTGGAATCAATTTCCGGCGTGGACTGGCCTGACCAAGAGCAGTTGGAGGTGGTGTACGATTTCAACCGCCTGGGAGGCGAGCACTGCCGCGTGATGGTCCGGACCCGTATTCCACGCGAGACTCCGGCAATTCCCACCATTACTGGTGTTTTCCCCTCTGCCGACTGGCACGAGCGGGAAACCTTTGATTTCTATGGCGTCCTGTTCCAGGATCATCCCAATCTGATCCGCATTCTCCTGCCGGAAGACGCTGACTTTTTCCCCCTTCGTAAGGATTATATGCCATGA
- the nuoB gene encoding NADH-quinone oxidoreductase subunit NuoB produces MGEEIVPSSIVQFAQLDQLLNLGRANSLWPMTFGLACCAIEMMCTGGSRYDISRFGAEVFRPSPRQSDVMIVAGTINKKLELAVKTLYDQMPEPKWVIAMGNCAISGGPFKVKENYNVVEGADKLFPVDVYIPGCPPRPEALLEGIMTLEEKITGKRRWPRIQPD; encoded by the coding sequence GTGGGAGAAGAAATCGTACCTTCATCAATAGTCCAGTTTGCTCAGCTTGATCAGTTGCTCAACCTGGGGCGGGCCAACTCCCTCTGGCCGATGACCTTCGGGTTGGCCTGCTGTGCAATTGAAATGATGTGCACCGGTGGTTCCCGCTACGATATTTCACGCTTCGGCGCCGAGGTTTTTCGCCCCTCGCCCCGTCAGAGTGATGTCATGATCGTTGCTGGAACCATCAACAAGAAGTTGGAGTTGGCCGTTAAAACCCTCTACGACCAGATGCCGGAGCCCAAGTGGGTTATTGCCATGGGCAACTGCGCCATTTCCGGTGGGCCGTTCAAGGTGAAGGAAAACTATAACGTTGTCGAAGGGGCGGATAAGCTCTTTCCGGTGGATGTCTACATTCCCGGATGTCCCCCCCGTCCTGAGGCGCTTCTCGAGGGGATTATGACCCTGGAGGAGAAGATAACTGGAAAACGTCGCTGGCCACGGATACAGCCTGACTGA
- a CDS encoding NADH-quinone oxidoreductase subunit A, producing MDQVVQTNIIYVTLFLIGALLFGFGPIIIVKLLSPSSHTRQTVGRTGQLIECGMEPIGSAWIRFGIIYYLYALIFLAFDVDVLFLFPVAVAYNSPELGLRDFYEVLLFVAILSLAIVYAWRKGVFSWEKKSYLHQ from the coding sequence ATGGACCAAGTTGTTCAAACCAATATCATCTATGTGACCCTGTTTCTTATCGGGGCACTGTTGTTCGGGTTTGGCCCGATCATCATCGTCAAACTGTTGAGTCCTTCATCGCACACGCGTCAGACTGTCGGCCGTACCGGGCAACTGATCGAGTGCGGTATGGAGCCCATCGGCAGTGCCTGGATTCGTTTTGGTATCATCTACTATCTTTATGCCCTCATCTTCCTCGCTTTTGATGTGGATGTGCTTTTCCTTTTTCCGGTCGCCGTCGCCTACAATAGCCCGGAGCTGGGGCTGCGGGATTTCTATGAGGTCCTGCTGTTCGTCGCTATTCTATCGCTCGCCATTGTCTATGCGTGGCGCAAAGGAGTGTTCTCGTGGGAGAAGAAATCGTACCTTCATCAATAG
- a CDS encoding LysR substrate-binding domain-containing protein codes for MAITFRQLEIFIAVAETQQVTRASKKLLLTQSAVSMALGELENQLGGPLFDRHGRSLLLNDRGRYLLPLSKAILHQVANIETILTEQQDTVAGVLEIVASTTIGNYVLPYLIGAFMRLHPEAHINMLVVNTMTAEKLVATGQADLGFVEGDINVDSLVATSWFEDELGIVISPHHKLAERETFIIPDDLKETSWVMREEGSGTAEIFTKKLGRYASLLKVVTKTGHTEAIKKAVESGVGAACLSMLTVCREEEEGWLKTLPIEGIDMSRQLWIIQHKDKIITRLMSEFLQFCNVVAKNHLGRECLASPWKLQSLLAQSKLEKEAARPGKEKTA; via the coding sequence ATGGCGATAACCTTCAGACAACTGGAAATCTTCATTGCCGTTGCCGAAACCCAACAGGTGACGAGGGCCAGTAAAAAACTGCTGCTGACCCAGTCCGCCGTGAGCATGGCTTTGGGAGAGTTGGAAAACCAACTCGGCGGCCCGCTCTTTGACCGACATGGCCGCAGCCTGCTGCTCAACGATCGCGGCCGCTATCTCCTGCCCCTCTCCAAGGCCATCCTGCACCAGGTGGCGAACATCGAAACCATCCTCACCGAACAACAGGACACGGTGGCCGGGGTGCTTGAGATTGTGGCCTCCACCACCATCGGCAACTACGTTCTCCCCTATTTGATCGGCGCCTTCATGCGTCTCCACCCCGAGGCCCACATCAACATGCTGGTGGTCAACACCATGACCGCCGAAAAACTGGTGGCCACCGGCCAGGCCGACCTCGGTTTCGTCGAAGGCGATATCAACGTGGATTCCCTCGTTGCCACCTCCTGGTTCGAAGACGAATTGGGCATCGTCATCAGTCCGCACCACAAGTTGGCCGAGCGGGAGACGTTCATCATCCCCGATGATCTGAAGGAAACCAGCTGGGTCATGCGCGAGGAAGGATCGGGCACAGCGGAAATCTTCACAAAAAAGTTGGGGCGTTATGCCTCGCTGCTGAAAGTCGTCACCAAAACCGGCCACACCGAGGCGATAAAAAAAGCGGTGGAATCGGGCGTCGGTGCGGCCTGTCTGTCCATGCTCACCGTTTGCCGCGAGGAAGAGGAGGGATGGCTGAAGACACTCCCCATCGAGGGCATCGACATGAGCCGGCAACTCTGGATCATCCAGCACAAGGACAAGATCATCACCCGCCTCATGTCGGAGTTTCTCCAGTTCTGCAATGTAGTGGCCAAAAATCACCTGGGACGCGAGTGCCTCGCCTCCCCCTGGAAACTGCAGTCGCTTCTGGCCCAGAGCAAACTGGAAAAAGAAGCAGCTCGCCCCGGCAAGGAAAAAACCGCCTAA
- a CDS encoding pyridoxal phosphate-dependent aminotransferase: protein MLPEKFVLAERVLQVAPSPTLAVNAKAKALRAAGADILNFSVGEPDMSTPAHVCEAGKKAIDDGHTRYTPVSGIVELREAIVARLKQDKGWEYEADQVQVCCGGKHGLYNIFQAILNPGDEVLIPAPYWVSYPPMVQLAGGTPVIVPLKEENDFDFDTEVLAQYVTPKTKAIVLNSPSNPTGSVFSQESLAAVGKMAYDNGWLVITDDMYEEISYIDGKIPHILHAIPRLRDQIVLSNGVSKSFAMTGWRIGWSIGPIEVIKAMNKIQSQSTSNPAAPSQYAALAALTGPQDFPRQLLKAFVPRRTYFVEALRSIPGVSCVNPMGAFYVFPNFSAYYGKTFNGQVIDGSLALADYLLSEANVASVPGAAFGADAFIRFSFATSMDVIKKGMERITAALAALK from the coding sequence ATGTTGCCAGAAAAGTTTGTACTTGCGGAGAGAGTGCTGCAAGTCGCTCCCTCGCCGACGCTTGCCGTCAATGCCAAGGCGAAGGCACTCAGGGCCGCTGGTGCGGATATTTTGAACTTTAGCGTAGGGGAGCCGGATATGTCGACCCCTGCCCACGTCTGCGAGGCTGGTAAAAAAGCCATCGACGATGGGCATACCCGTTATACTCCGGTGTCGGGTATTGTTGAATTGCGGGAGGCCATTGTCGCCAGGCTGAAGCAGGATAAGGGCTGGGAGTATGAGGCCGATCAGGTTCAGGTCTGCTGTGGTGGCAAACACGGACTGTACAACATATTCCAGGCGATTTTGAATCCTGGGGATGAGGTTCTGATTCCGGCGCCCTACTGGGTTTCCTATCCGCCCATGGTTCAGTTGGCCGGCGGAACGCCGGTCATTGTTCCCCTCAAGGAGGAAAACGATTTCGATTTCGACACCGAGGTGCTGGCGCAGTACGTGACGCCAAAAACCAAGGCGATCGTGCTCAACAGTCCCTCCAACCCGACAGGGTCGGTTTTCTCGCAGGAGTCCCTGGCCGCCGTCGGGAAGATGGCCTATGACAATGGCTGGTTGGTGATCACCGACGACATGTACGAGGAGATCTCCTACATCGATGGCAAGATTCCGCATATTCTACATGCCATTCCCCGTCTGCGGGACCAGATCGTCCTCTCCAACGGCGTCTCCAAATCCTTTGCCATGACCGGATGGCGTATTGGCTGGTCCATTGGCCCGATCGAGGTCATCAAGGCGATGAACAAGATTCAAAGCCAATCGACCTCGAATCCGGCGGCCCCTTCCCAATATGCCGCGTTGGCCGCTCTCACCGGGCCCCAGGATTTTCCGCGTCAGTTGCTCAAGGCCTTCGTTCCCCGCCGGACCTATTTTGTCGAGGCCCTGCGCTCGATCCCGGGAGTAAGCTGTGTGAATCCCATGGGCGCGTTTTATGTCTTCCCCAATTTTTCCGCCTATTACGGAAAGACATTCAACGGGCAGGTCATTGACGGATCGCTTGCCCTGGCAGACTACCTCCTCAGTGAGGCCAATGTCGCTTCGGTACCGGGCGCTGCCTTTGGTGCGGATGCCTTTATCCGTTTTTCTTTTGCCACATCCATGGATGTGATCAAGAAGGGGATGGAGCGTATTACTGCTGCCCTGGCTGCGCTGAAATAG
- a CDS encoding NAD+ synthase has translation MKVALVQTNPTIGAFERNLRQVLHWVGEARQAGCDLVVFPELTLCGYPPQDLLERPSFLEAHDRALVELIKHLEDITCIIGVPERRSGAGKPLYNSALVLERDKIACRARKQLLPTYDVFDETRYFEPGSSSTVFPFHGLQCGLTVCEDIWWSGENYGVNPIGNFAVGPIVPDCLINISASPYYYGKLEERQRIFARLCRENNVPLLYVNQVGGQDGLIFDGHSMVITPDGALHGLAGGFGEEMLVVDSEQWHQAGNLTLTDQVADVEQALILGVRDYLHKTGFTKAVLGLSGGIDSAVTAVLACKALGPENVLCVAMPSPYTSQYSVDDARQLAANLGCDFELIGISKAMEAYRDSLKPLFAGLAEDATEQNIQARIRGNLLMALSNKFNRLLLTTGNKSEMAVGYCTLYGDMSGGLAVIADVPKIMVYQLARLMNRGKEVIPDRIITRPPTAELKPDQCDQDDLPPYEVLDVVLQAYLEEHKSIEAIAEGGIDIGLVRDIVRRIKLNEYKRKQAPLGIKVTTKAFGPGRRYPVVQGFVE, from the coding sequence GTGAAAGTCGCTCTTGTTCAAACAAATCCGACCATAGGGGCCTTTGAGCGGAATCTCCGCCAGGTCCTTCACTGGGTCGGAGAGGCTCGGCAGGCCGGTTGTGATCTGGTTGTCTTCCCTGAGTTAACCCTTTGCGGCTATCCTCCCCAGGATTTGCTCGAAAGGCCTTCCTTCCTTGAGGCGCACGACAGGGCGCTGGTCGAACTGATCAAACATTTAGAGGATATCACCTGTATCATCGGCGTACCCGAGCGTCGCTCAGGGGCTGGAAAACCGCTGTATAATTCCGCCCTGGTGCTCGAGCGGGACAAGATCGCCTGCCGTGCCCGCAAGCAGCTGTTGCCCACCTATGACGTCTTTGATGAAACCCGCTACTTTGAGCCCGGATCCTCTTCCACGGTGTTTCCCTTTCATGGGTTGCAGTGCGGCCTGACGGTCTGCGAGGACATCTGGTGGAGCGGCGAGAACTACGGGGTCAATCCTATCGGGAATTTCGCCGTGGGGCCGATTGTTCCAGACTGTCTGATCAATATTTCCGCCTCACCCTATTATTACGGCAAGCTTGAAGAGCGGCAGCGGATTTTTGCCCGCCTGTGCAGGGAAAACAATGTGCCGCTGTTGTATGTCAACCAGGTCGGCGGTCAGGATGGGCTGATCTTTGACGGGCATTCCATGGTGATCACGCCTGATGGTGCGTTGCATGGACTGGCAGGCGGTTTTGGCGAAGAGATGTTGGTGGTTGACAGCGAACAGTGGCATCAGGCCGGAAATCTCACCCTGACCGACCAGGTGGCCGATGTCGAGCAGGCCCTCATTTTGGGGGTACGCGACTACCTGCACAAAACCGGTTTTACCAAGGCCGTGCTTGGGCTCTCCGGTGGGATCGATTCCGCAGTCACCGCTGTTTTGGCCTGCAAGGCCCTGGGGCCGGAAAACGTGCTCTGCGTGGCCATGCCCTCGCCCTATACCTCGCAATATTCCGTGGACGATGCGCGCCAATTGGCGGCAAACCTGGGCTGCGACTTTGAACTGATCGGCATCTCCAAGGCCATGGAGGCCTACCGCGACAGTCTTAAGCCACTCTTTGCAGGCCTTGCCGAAGATGCCACCGAGCAGAATATTCAGGCGCGCATTCGCGGCAACCTGCTCATGGCCCTGTCCAATAAGTTCAACCGGTTGCTGCTGACCACCGGCAACAAGTCGGAAATGGCCGTGGGCTACTGCACCCTCTATGGCGACATGAGCGGTGGGTTGGCGGTCATTGCCGATGTCCCCAAGATCATGGTCTATCAGCTGGCAAGGCTGATGAATAGGGGCAAGGAAGTCATTCCTGATCGGATCATCACCCGCCCGCCGACCGCCGAACTCAAGCCCGACCAGTGCGACCAGGACGATCTTCCCCCCTACGAGGTGCTGGATGTGGTCCTGCAGGCCTATTTGGAAGAGCACAAGAGTATAGAGGCCATTGCCGAGGGCGGCATTGATATCGGACTGGTTCGCGATATCGTCCGTCGGATAAAGCTCAACGAGTACAAGCGCAAACAGGCACCGCTGGGCATCAAGGTGACCACCAAGGCCTTTGGTCCCGGCCGTCGTTATCCGGTTGTGCAGGGATTTGTCGAGTAG
- a CDS encoding cold-shock protein codes for MLTGTVKWFNEAKGFGFIEQEAGKDVFVHYSAISGTGFKTLNEGDKVQFEIVDGPKGPAAANVMKQ; via the coding sequence ATGTTGACAGGTACAGTAAAGTGGTTTAACGAAGCAAAAGGTTTTGGTTTTATTGAGCAGGAAGCAGGCAAGGATGTATTTGTCCACTACTCTGCAATCAGTGGAACAGGATTTAAAACCCTTAACGAAGGCGACAAGGTTCAATTTGAAATTGTTGACGGACCCAAAGGTCCGGCCGCCGCCAACGTTATGAAACAATAA
- the mltG gene encoding endolytic transglycosylase MltG, with translation MRRVLLIALAIFIVCIGGGGLWYGTYLRTPAGGTGEVVVTIPKGMGVRGIGRLLAANGLLHNDTRYLLFVALSGKGSKLKAGEYSIPRGLTPPEVLRLLIDGTTLRHHVTIPEGLDAGQVADLFARDGWIKKERFLQLTRDPAFIAGLGLNVSNLEGYLFPETYTLVRHEVDEKRVIALMVAHFQQVWQQLAVPATVHGLNRHQVVILASIVEKETAAVEERPLIARVFLNRLKKKMRLQSDPTVIYGLVDFNGNITSADLKRETPYNTYVIPALPAGPICNPGRAALEAVVHPASSDALYFVSRNDGTHVFSTNLRDHNQAVHRYQR, from the coding sequence ATGCGCCGTGTTCTCCTGATAGCCTTGGCAATTTTTATCGTTTGTATCGGAGGGGGCGGCCTGTGGTATGGCACCTATCTGCGAACTCCTGCTGGAGGAACGGGAGAAGTCGTGGTCACCATCCCCAAGGGGATGGGCGTGCGCGGCATTGGTAGGCTTTTGGCTGCCAACGGGCTGCTGCACAACGATACCCGCTATCTGTTGTTCGTTGCTCTCAGCGGCAAGGGCAGCAAGCTTAAGGCAGGAGAATACAGCATCCCCCGTGGACTGACCCCGCCGGAGGTTCTGCGGCTCTTGATCGACGGTACGACCCTGCGGCATCATGTCACCATTCCCGAAGGGCTGGATGCTGGCCAGGTTGCCGATCTCTTTGCCCGGGACGGTTGGATCAAGAAAGAGCGGTTTCTGCAACTGACTCGCGATCCGGCCTTCATTGCCGGTCTCGGTCTCAATGTTTCCAATCTGGAAGGCTACCTGTTTCCGGAAACCTACACCCTGGTGCGCCACGAGGTGGACGAGAAACGGGTGATCGCATTGATGGTGGCGCATTTTCAACAGGTCTGGCAGCAGCTGGCCGTTCCGGCAACCGTGCATGGCCTCAATCGGCATCAAGTGGTCATCCTCGCCTCCATTGTGGAAAAGGAGACCGCCGCTGTCGAGGAACGGCCCCTCATTGCCCGCGTGTTCCTCAATCGGCTGAAAAAGAAGATGCGGCTGCAGTCGGATCCGACCGTGATCTATGGTCTCGTCGATTTCAACGGCAACATTACCAGTGCTGATCTCAAACGGGAAACCCCGTATAATACCTACGTCATTCCAGCCCTTCCCGCAGGTCCGATCTGCAATCCGGGGCGTGCCGCCCTGGAGGCGGTGGTCCATCCGGCCAGTTCGGATGCGCTCTATTTTGTCTCCCGCAATGACGGCACCCACGTTTTTTCCACCAACCTTCGTGACCACAATCAGGCGGTGCATCGCTATCAACGCTAG